Genomic segment of Salvia hispanica cultivar TCC Black 2014 chromosome 2, UniMelb_Shisp_WGS_1.0, whole genome shotgun sequence:
TACTTGTAATGAAGGGCACACCAGCTTCGATGGTGGTGCTGAAGCCTGCAGTCAGTGATTGACTTCGGCTGAAACTATAAGATCTCTCGTCTGTATATTCAACTTCGGCCTTCATGGAAGCCGCCTGAGGCTGGTCGTTGATAAGCGTGGATGAGCCTGCCACATAAGGCGCCTCGTTGAAAATCCGAGCATACTCCATCTGATACACCACGTTGTAGATTTTTCGTTCCAGCACCCGCTCTTCCACTTTAAGTTTGGCGGCATCGGTTATAGTCGGAGTGTCTGCGCAGAGAAAATAGTCATTCAACTTCGCAATATATTGCATGCGGCAGAAGTTATTGTTGGTTGTACTGCGGAGCGCAATTGAATTTTCATCGATTTTGGAAGCCAGTAATTTATTCGTCTCGCCTTGTGCGTACATTACCACATATTCAGGTCCACCGGTCAATCCCGACAAGGAAAATCCATAAAGTCCTCCAAACCAAGCAGGGGCTATTATTCGGACATGTCCGTCTGGCTTCATCTCCACTATGAAGATAGCTCTTTCGTCATTAGGATCTTCGGCCTTAAATAAAGGTGCCGTTGCTGTATCTGTACTGAAGAGGTACTTGCCATTATTCCCCTTAAATGCCACCTTGCTCGGCAATTTAAGTAATGTATTCCAGTCCACAAAAGTTAGGTAACTTTTGTCATCATTGCCGGCTTTCTCATCCACGTAAAACCTCATGCTCGATGCATCCACTAACACGCGACCTCCACTCTGGACGTGCCTGAAGTAAAACACCCCGGCATCATCAACCTTGACGGGCTCAAACAAGGTGCAGGAGGGCTTTGAGACGTCCTCTTCCGCCTGGTTGGATTCAGCAATGATgaatttgtcattttctttGCGGCGCCAGTATCTGTTGAAATAGCCGAATTTGAGGTTGACATATTtggcgttggtgatagaaCGCTCCACATCAATCTTGACGAGCGTGCTGAATATGTCCTCTTCTCCCAAAACTACTGATGCGCCATCAGCCTTGAAGTAAGCATGGCCTTTACTTCCGTACGCTTTCGATTTGATCACGATCACCCTTGGAAGAGAGATTGTTGCCATGTTTCTTCCACCctgaaaattaaatgagaaaCTGTATAAATTTGTTGTGATAAAAACTAGTAACACCAGTTTTTGATGAGAGACATGCTCAAGCCTGCAGCCATTATATTGTTAACAAtcaataatctaaaatgaacATGATTTTAATTAACGATTTTATGAGGCAGGGTTACCAAAATTGcactaccaaaaataacaaatttaccGACGGAAAATTCCGCGGGTAATTCAAAATTTCCGGTTGGTAAACTGCTTTATCGACATATTTGTCCGTCGGTAATGCGCACGTCGGTAATTTGTTATTAGTTATGGCCAACAGAAAATCCGTTGGTAACACCGATATCCGTCAGTAGTTACCGACAGATGGTCAGCCATCGGTAATTCCACagaggaagagagaataaagtaagagagaagataaagtaggagagatgagAGGATAAAGTAGGTGAGAGGAGTGAGTTGATTGTtgccaaaaaaggaaacgtCTCACTTAGGTTGAGACGtacaaaaaaggaatacgtCTCACTTATGCTTTGACGGAGGGatatactaaataaaatcaGATAGTGAgtcaaaaatatgtttttaacATGATTCACAGACATACAGTACATAACAAGCATAAATACAAATGGAAAGAAGAAATATGCAATATTATGAGACAGATAGTGAAAACTCCATAATGCAAGAAGGGATGTAAAAAAGGTTATAACTAAATGGATAAAAgcttaaaatataattaaaggaGGATGAATCAGAGGCTGCAGGATATattacagaaatttataaatgaggGAATGTGTTTCTTGCTCGAAGTTGTTGTGATTTTCTAAGTAAGGAAGATGTCTATTTATAGATCCAGTTTAAGGAGTTAACATTGTGGTATTTCTTGCTCTTTGTTCAATAATTTGTGGGCGTGGGACCATACATTTATTTAAGAGTGAATTCTATGCAAACCCATTTGAATTCTAGGGTTGATATAATCAATACCTATTGTTTTATGGATTAAGAATATAAAGTATTGACACGAGATTGTTTAAAAGACAAAATACAATGATACTACCTCCGTATAGTATTAGCATTCTCATTGAATCTGATTTGAATCTCTCAcgtgatttaagaaatgttaagaaaattttaaaaaaaaatgtaaatgaaataaaatactaactGTTAAGATATTAGttttaaagaaattttgaatatattaagTTAGCATAAACTGAGAcctaatattatttatagtgaaatttaattgataactCTATCGACAGACGGACCGAAAGTAAAAAGATATTTCTACTGCTAGACAgaggaatattatttttcaatgttGGGGTGAGGGCCATGGGTACTagaaaaactttaaaattttctaggagtattttagtaatataaaGTTACTAAAGCTATGGAGTAATTCattcactataaaaaaaaaattcttttaaagACACAAAAATTGAGACGAAATTACTAGcgtttggaaaattttaataataactaTAATTTAGGACACAAAAGGAAGCGTCTCTAAGTTGAAGGCAAATTATCTTAGGACACTTCTATTATGTCCCCTAATTTTAGTTAGGACACTAACAATAAGGACCTTTTATGAAGCGTTGGTGGTATAATTAGACACAAATTAGCATCCTTAATTAATAGCATTAAAAGTGtcataatctaattttttttgtattgattttcATAAGTTTTgtaattctttaaatttgaGAACTTGAAATTTGATTCATATCGGAGCTTTAATCTGGGATACCATACATGAAATACTAGCTCAAcaacaatataaaatcaacataaatatGTGCAAGttttcaataatataaaaaggaaaagaggtttttcattatataaaacatgcattaatttactaaaattcATTCACTACATATGgatgtactccatattttattttgaacgCACTAGCAACCATATTACATTGTactaattatttcataattacaATTACATGATGGATCTCGTAAACATGCTCTTTCACGTGGTAATGGTATCTATCATTACATACGACAAACCTAGATAACTTGTCTTAATTGAGAATGGAAGCTAATAATTGTATTTATcgtaattaatcaattaaaatgtGATGTGGCTTTTCATCTCCACCTTATCGTAGTCGTTAGTGAAAACGCATCTCTCTTAACTTTGTTGagttttttaattgattttggtttattcTTCTATAATGTCTATCGGCCTGAAAAATTGATAATCATAATTTATCCTCTTTAGGGCTTAAAAACAAATGATTACCTGTTTACATCGCATTCCTTtggattaaaaaaacaaaaagttgTTTTGTCATCTTACGGCGGTAGTTCATACAATAGAAAGAAACTAGAGCAACAAtcgttatttatttatttgcttcTTGTATAGATGCTGAGGTTTATccgatttaaaattttaaaaggttAAATATATGTTAATCTAATTATATTAGCAACTGGACCACAAGTGCAACCCAAAGTTTGGACCACCATAAAGTTATTTCTTTGAAATGATTCATCAACGTGTCATACATATTGCTTGTCGaataacatgaaaaaaatttgtaagGTCTAAATACACCGAGCTATTACAAGTAATACAACAATCCACGGAGATCTATCTACCAAACTCTTAGATCTTGATCCTTCAATGTTCAAACAGTCCTGAAACCCTTACACACCAATTAAATGCGTTCACCGCAAGAAGCAGTAAACAATGCAGTTAATCCAGAAagtaaaaaccaaaaaaaccaCAGATCAAATAATAGGCTCAAGTTGCACCAGGTACAACTGCACAGGCCACTATTATCCGACCCTCAATCCCTTCATCTCCAATTGATTTGCCCTTAGGAGAAACCGTAGCAAATCTAGATCTGCTTCTCAGTATCCACACAAGCCCTAGATCACACAATCCCACATACTGCAGTCAAGATCAAGAGCCTTAGAACCATCAAATCCCCATAGGTAAACCTCCTCAGAAACTCAAGAAAACTTTACCACATTCGGTCAGATCCCTTAGACCAGAAACCAGAAGTTTCCTAACTCACAATCACCCTCACTCAGTGTTTACACACACAGAAACTTGAGGGAGATCAACAATCTCTCAGGAACAGAAAGATCTACAGAGGAGAAGAGAAAACCCTAAATTCACAAGGCACAAAATCAGAAGAGAGTCGAAAACAGCGAgaggaaggagtatataaaagacTCAGCTCTCACATCCCACCAGAGAGTGACACGTGTAGGGTTTATTAGTGAAGTGGGCTAAGGCCTTATTCTCCAGCAGGTAGTAATCTCTTTGGCTGGTTACAAGAGAAGCCGGCCCAATTTAATAGGCCCATAAAACTACATCTCTCTCAattctcttctactttacttCAATAATCCTTCAacctttgagaagaattagagtttgagcctcaagatttttgaagaaccaagtctttacttcgtttctaccgttcgtttttctcaaaaaggtatcctcatattaatcttcttctttctactcgattcctcttctttctaaccgattaatcggtattcttgaaccct
This window contains:
- the LOC125205318 gene encoding uncharacterized protein LOC125205318; translated protein: MATISLPRVIVIKSKAYGSKGHAYFKADGASVVLGEEDIFSTLVKIDVERSITNAKYVNLKFGYFNRYWRRKENDKFIIAESNQAEEDVSKPSCTLFEPVKVDDAGVFYFRHVQSGGRVLVDASSMRFYVDEKAGNDDKSYLTFVDWNTLLKLPSKVAFKGNNGKYLFSTDTATAPLFKAEDPNDERAIFIVEMKPDGHVRIIAPAWFGGLYGFSLSGLTGGPEYVVMYAQGETNKLLASKIDENSIALRSTTNNNFCRMQYIAKLNDYFLCADTPTITDAAKLKVEERVLERKIYNVVYQMEYARIFNEAPYVAGSSTLINDQPQAASMKAEVEYTDERSYSFSRSQSLTAGFSTTIEAGVPFITSISITMGFDISEELQWDETTKTSTTIKGSAMVPVPAMSTVTVDFVGTRGTCNIPFSYTQEDKSSSDAQISYTDHVDGTYTGVSYYSFSFHVRETKSL